The Desmodus rotundus isolate HL8 chromosome 13, HLdesRot8A.1, whole genome shotgun sequence genome has a window encoding:
- the SLITRK5 gene encoding SLIT and NTRK-like protein 5, producing MHTCCPPVTLEQDLHRKMHSWMLQTLAFALTSLVLSCAETIDYYGEICDNACPCEEKDSILTVSCENRGIISLSEISPPRFPVYHLLLSGNLLNRLYPNEFVNYTGASILHLGSNVIQDIETGAFHGLRGLRRLHLNNNKLELLRDDIFLGLESLEYLQVDYNYISVIEPNAFGKLHLLQVLILNDNLLSSLPNNLFRFVPLTHLDLRGNRLKLLPYVGLLQHMDKVVELQLEENPWNCSCELISLKDWLDSISYSALVGDVVCETPFRLHGRDLDEVSKQELCPRKLISDYEMRPQTPLSTTGYLHTTPASVNSVATSSSAVYKPPLKTPKGTRQPNKPRVRPTSRQPFKDLSYSNSGPSIAYQTKSPVPLECPTQCYCNLQISDLGLNVNCQERKIESISELQPKPYNPKKMYLTENYIAVVRRSDFLEATGLDLLHLGNNRISMIQDHAFGDLTNLRRLYLNGNRIERLSPELFYGLQSLQYLFLQYNLIREIQSGTFDPVPNLQLLFLNNNLLQTMPSGVFSSLTLLRLNLRSNHFTSLPVSGVLDQLKSLIQIDLHDNPWDCTCDVVGMKLWVEQLKVGVLVDEVICKAPKKFAETDMRSIKSELLCPDYSDVVVSTPTPSSIQFPSRTSAVTPTVRLNSTGAPAGLGAGGGASSVPLSVLILSLLLVFIMSVFVAAGLFVLVMKRRKKNQSDHTSTNNSDVSSFNMQYSVYSAGAGAGGHPHAHVHHRGPSLPKVKTPAGHVYEYIPHPLGHMCKNPIYRSREGNSVEDYKDLHELKVTYSSNHHLQQQQQQQPQLPPPQQSQQQPPPQLQLQPAEEDRRESHHLRSPAYSVSTIEPREDLLSPVQDADRFYRGILEPDKHCSTTPAGNSLPEYPKFPCGPAAYTFSPNYDLRRPHQYLHPGAGDSRLREPVLYSPPSAVFVEPNRNEYLELKAKLNVEPDYLEVLEKQTTFSQF from the coding sequence ATGCACACTTGCTGCCCCCCAGTAACTTTGGAACAGGACCTTCACAGAAAAATGCATAGCTGGATGCTGCAGACTCTAGCATTTGCTCTAACATCTCTCGTCCTTTCGTGTGCAGAAACCATCGATTATTATGGGGAAATCTGTGACAATGCGTGTCCTTGTGAGGAAAAGGACAGCATTTTAACTGTGAGCTGTGAAAACCGAGGGATCATCAGTCTCTCTGAAATTAGCCCTCCCCGTTTCCCAGTCTACCACCTCTTGTTGTCTGGAAACCTTTTGAACCGTCTGTATCCCAATGAGTTTGTCAATTACACTGGGGCTTCAATTTTGCATCTGGGTAGCAACGTTATCCAGGACATTGAGACAGGGGCTTTCCATGGGCTGCGGGGTTTAAGGAGACTGCATCTGAACAATAATAAACTGGAACTTTTGCGTGATGATATATTCCTTGGCTTGGAGAGCCTGGAGTACCTACAGGTCGATTATAATTACATCAGTGTCATTGAACCCAATGCTTTTGGAAAACTGCATTTGTTGCAGGTGCTTATCCTAAATGACAACCTCTTGTCCAGTTTACCCAACAACCTTTTCCGTTTTGTGCCCTTAACGCACTTGGACCTGCGGGGGAACAGGCTGAAACTCCTGCCCTATGTGGGGCTGTTGCAGCACATGGATAAAGTTGTGGAGTTACAGCTGGAGGAAAACCCCTGGAATTGCTCCTGTGAGCTCATCTCTCTGAAGGATTGGTTGGACAGCATCTCCTACTCGGCTCTGGTGGGGGATGTAGTTTGTGAGACACCCTTCCGCTTACATGGCCGAGACTTGGACGAAGTGTCCAAGCAGGAACTTTGCCCGAGGAAACTTATTTCGGACTATGAGATGAGGCCTCAGACGCCTTTGAGCACCACGGGGTATCTACACACCACCCCGGCTTCGGTGAATTCCGTGGCCACGTCTTCCTCCGCTGTTTACAAACCCCCCTTGAAAACTCCTAAGGGGACCCGCCAACCCAATAAGCCCAGGGTGCGCCCCACCTCTAGGCAGCCCTTCAAGGACTTGAGCTACAGCAATTCTGGACCCAGCATCGCCTACCAGACCAAATCTCCTGTGCCTTTGGAGTGCCCCACCCAGTGCTACTGCAATCTGCAAATCTCCGATCTGGGCCTCAACGTCAACTGCCAGGAGCGGAAGATCGAGAGCATCTCAGAGCTGCAGCCCAAGCCCTACAACCCCAAGAAAATGTATCTGACGGAAAACTACATTGCGGTGGTGCGTAGGAGCGACTTCCTGGAGGCCACCGGGCTGGACCTCCTACACCTGGGCAACAACCGCATCTCCATGATCCAAGACCACGCCTTTGGGGATCTCACCAACCTGAGGCGCCTCTACCTAAATGGCAACAGGATTGAGAGGCTGAGCCCAGAGTTGTTTTATGGGCTCCAGAGCCTGCAGTATCTCTTCCTCCAATATAATCTCATTCGCGAAATTCAGTCTGGAACTTTTGATCCGGTCCCAAACCTCCAGCTGCTATTCTTGAATAACAACCTCCTGCAGACCATGCCCTCAGGTGTCTTCTCCAGCCTGACCCTCCTCAGGCTGAACCTAAGGAGTAACCACTTCACCTCCTTGCCGGTGAGTGGAGTTCTGGACCAGCTGAAGTCGCTCATCCAAATCGACCTGCACGACAACCCTTGGGATTGTACCTGCGATGTGGTGGGCATGAAGTTGTGGGTGGAGCAGCTCAAAGTGGGCGTCTTGGTGGACGAGGTCATCTGCAAGGCGCCCAAGAAGTTCGCGGAGACAGATATGCGCTCCATTAAGTCGGAGCTGCTGTGTCCAGACTACTCCGACGTGGTGGTGTCCACGCCCACGCCCTCCTCCATCCAGTTCCCCTCGAGGACCAGCGCGGTGACCCCTACGGTGCGGTTGAACAGCACAGGGGCCCCAGCGGGCTTGGGCGCTGGCGGAGGCGCGTCCTCGGTGCCCTTGTCTGTGCTGATACTCAGCCTGCTGCTGGTTTTCATCATGTCCGTCTTTGTGGCTGCTGGGCTCTTCGTGCTGGTTATGAAGCGCAGGAAGAAGAACCAGAGCGACCACACCAGCACAAATAATTCTGACGTGAGCTCCTTCAACATGCAGTACAGCGTGTACAGCGCCGGCGCAGGTGCAGGCGGCCACCCGCACGCGCACGTGCACCACCGCGGGCCCTCGCTGCCCAAGGTGAAGACGCCCGCGGGCCACGTGTATGAGTACATCCCCCATCCACTGGGCCACATGTGCAAAAACCCCATTTACCGCTCCCGAGAGGGCAACTCCGTGGAGGATTACAAAGACCTGCACGAGCTCAAGGTCACCTACAGCAGCAACCAccacctgcagcagcagcagcagcagcagccgcagctGCCGCCGCCCCAGCAGTCCCAGCAGCAGCCCCCGCcgcagctgcagctgcagccgGCGGAGGAGGACAGGCGGGAAAGCCACCACTTGCGGAGCCCCGCCTATAGCGTCAGCACCATCGAGCCCCGGGAGGACCTGTTGTCGCCGGTGCAGGATGCCGACCGCTTTTACAGGGGCATTTTAGAACCAGACAAACACTGCTCCACCACCCCCGCGGGCAACAGCCTCCCGGAATATCCCAAATTCCCCTGTGGCCCTGCTGCTTACACCTTCTCCCCGAACTATGACCTGAGACGCCCCCATCAGTATTTGCACCCGGGGGCGGGGGACAGCAGGCTGCGGGAACCGGTGCTTTACAGCCCCCCCAGTGCTGTGTTTGTAGAACCCAACCGGAACGAGTATCTGGAgttaaaagcaaaactaaatgtTGAGCCGGACTACCTCGAAGTGCTGGAAAAACAGACCACATTTAGCCAGTTCTGA